In Cutaneotrichosporon cavernicola HIS019 DNA, chromosome: 1, one DNA window encodes the following:
- a CDS encoding uncharacterized protein (Non-catalytic module family expn), which produces MFAIIFATLAAVATAAPVCSPAAQASSAAAQASPSAIAPVLAAAPAAASVDGATINGDATFYATGLGACGWTNSDSEDVVAINAPMWDAGKHCGAYVTITGPAGTAQAKVVDLCPGCASGDLDMSPTLFTQVIGDQGIGRAKMDWSFTGAVDAAAAPNAHALAGLQ; this is translated from the coding sequence ATGTTCGCTATCATCTTTGCTAccctcgctgccgtcgcCACCGCGGCTCCCGTTTGCAgccccgccgcccaggCCTCGtctgccgccgcccaggcCTCGCCTTCCGCCATTGCGCCCGTCCTGGCCGCTGCCCCTGCTGCCGCCTccgtcgacggcgccaCCATCAACGGTGACGCTACCTTCTACGCCACCGGCCTCGGTGCTTGCGGCTGGACcaactcggactcggaggatgtcgtcgccatcaacGCCCCCATGTGGGATGCTGGCAAGCACTGCGGTGCCTACGTCACCATCACTGGTCCCGCCGGCACCGCCcaggccaaggtcgtcgacctgtGCCCTGGCTGCGCTTCGGGTGACCTCGACATGTCGCCGACCCTCTTCACCCAGGTCATTGGTGACCAGGGCATCGGCCGCGCCAAGATGGACTGGTCGTTCACTGGCGCCGttgacgccgccgctgctcccaacgcccacgccctcgctgGCCTCCAGTAA
- a CDS encoding uncharacterized protein (CHCH-CHCH-like Cx9C, IMS import disulfide relay-system) codes for MDFSFDAVASKCAHQMAQYQNCVQANVNGDWSAICREQGRALTRCADESVPYLAEMKRACFTHIEAYRTCLDTHGSKPDDVIEAECGDKLKKLWECTDKTKNEIDARKETK; via the exons ATGGACTTCTCCTTCGACGCAGTAGCTTCCA AGTGCGCTCACCAGATGGCGCAGTACCAGAAC TGCGTGCAGGCAAACGTGAACGGTGACTGGAGTGCCATCTGCCGCGAACAGGGTCGTGCACTGACCAGGTGTGCTGACGAGAG cgtCCCATACCTCGCTGAGATGAAGCGGGCATGCTTCACCCACATCGAGGCATACCGTACCTGCCTGGACACTCACGGGTCCAAGCCGGACGACGTGATTGAGGCCGAGTGTGGagacaagctcaagaagctGTGGGAATGCACCGACAAGACGAAGAACGAGATTGacgcgaggaaggagacAAAGTAG
- the PUS1 gene encoding uncharacterized protein (tRNA pseudouridine synthase): MSDAEGPAKRPRTEEDSMNDARGSRGPNTRGKFQGRGGRGKSYGQRGGGYKGQNRGERMKDKGRDRGRFPTKPAKKEMNEEDMMNAETETIKKVEVEDGEPKEKRLPKKRAAVLVGYCGTGYHGMQIQPHDPLTIEGDIFAALAKAGAVSPENAVDHKKVDVQRSARTDAGVHAAGNCISLKMILDPPVPPEFPDLTAYVNSFLPAQIRMWGFVRAMKSFQARTACDSRVYEYLLPSYCLLPPASSDPFAQVLDETSPGWRDIVKSGLEFVDAAPPMEEPAEGEDYDPKQRGEFERRRGWRVDEDTLKRFDDLIQQYKGTHNFHNYTVYKPFNDLSVKRYMIRLDVRPPAVYGEIEWISVQIHGQSFMLHQIRKMISMAILACRSGTPPSLLPETFGPKRIHIPKAPPLGLLLEQPQFKVYNERTRSIPNPDGEPRELVDFKKHADEMHAFKVKWIYDALRQTELETNTYHKWLKQIDHGSSRDFTYLNTRGVIPDEALQNLTSKKYGGPGGQPNKRARAGEEGEGVGEGEEEEVDELDDSDDEDRAIDRKALQKGEFDS; the protein is encoded by the exons ATGTCCGACGCTGAAGGGCCCGCCAAGCGCCCTCGCACAGAGGAGGATTCCATGAACGACGCGAGGGGCTCCAGAGGACCCAACACGCGCGGCAAGTTCCAGGGTCGTGGCGGTCGCGGAAAGAGCTACGGCCAGCGCGGAGGCGGCTACAAGGGCCAGAACCGGGGAGAGCGGATGAAGGACAAGGGCCGCGACCGCGGGCGGTTCCCCACCAAGCCGGCGAAGAAG GAAAtgaacgaggaggacatgatgaacgccgagacggagaccatcaagaaggtcgaggtcgaggatggcgagcccaaggagaagcgccTGCCGAAGAAACGCGCTGCCGTGCTCGTCGGATACTGCGGCACTGGGTACCACGGGATGCAGAT CCAGCCCCACGACCCGCTCACGATCGAGGGCGACATCTTCGCGGCCCTTGCAAAGGCTGGCGCCGTGTCGCCCGAGAACGCCGTCGATCACAAGAAGGTCGACGTGCAGCGTTCTGCCCGCACGGACGCGGGCGTGCATGCCGCCGGTAACTG CATCTCCCTTAAGATGATCCTCGACCCCCCTGTCCCTCCCGAGTTCCCAGACCTCACGGCCTACGTCAACTCGTTCCTCCCTGCCCAGATCCGGATGTGGGGCTTTGTGCGCGCCATGAAGTCGTTCCAGGCTCGCACGGCCTGCGACTCGCGCGTGTACGAGTATCTCCTCCCGTCGTACTGCCTTCTGCCTCCGGCGTCCAGCGACCCCTTCGCACaggtgctcgacgagacCTCGCCGGGGTGGCGCGACATTGTCAAGTCTGGCCTCGAGTTTGTTGATGCTGCTCCTCCTATGGAGGAGCCtgccgagggtgaggacTACGACCCCAAGCAGCGTGGCGAGTTTGAGCGCCGTCGCGGgtggcgcgtcgacgaggacacgcTCAAGCGCTTCGACGACCTCATCCAGCAGTACAAGGGCACGCACAACTTCCACAACTACACGGTGTACAAGCCATTCAACGACCTATCCGTCAAGCGGTACATGATCAGGCTGGACGTGCGGCCGCCCGCGGTGTACGGCGAGATCGAGTGGATCTCGGTGCAGATCCACGGTCAGAGCTTTATGCTACACCAGATT CGTAAAATGATCTCGATGGCCATCCTCGCCTGCCGCAGTGgcacgccgccctcgctccTCCCTGAGACGTTCGGCCCGAAGCGCATCCACATTCCCAAGGCGCCACCTCTTGGTctgctgctcgagcagcccCAGTTCAAGGTGTACAACGAGCGCACGCGCTCGATCCCCAACCCGGACGGCGAGCCGCGCGAGTTGGTCGACTTCAAGAAgcacgccgacgagatgcACGCCTTCAAGGTCAAGTGGATCTacgacgcgctgcgccAGACTGAGCTCGAGACCAACACGTACCACAAGTGGCTCAAGCAGATTGACCACGGCAGTTCACGCGACTTTACGTACCTCAACACGCGGGGTGTGATTCCGGACGAGGCGTTGCAGAACCTCACGAGCAAGAAGTATGGCGGGCCGGGCGGGCAGCCGAACAAGCGGGCGCGTGccggtgaggagggcgagggcgtgggcgagggcgaggaggaggaggtggatgagTTGGATGAcagcgatgacgaggacaggGCGATTGACCGCAAGGCTCTGCAGAAGGGCGAGTTTGACAGCTGA